The Armatimonadota bacterium nucleotide sequence CCGACCGCACCGGCCGGTCCGGCAGACCACGCGCATCTTCCCAGCACGGGCTCAGGGGCGCTGCGCGTGTGGGTCTACCTCTGCGTCCTCCTCAGCATCCTGGCCATCACCGCGCACCAGGACTTCGGGACTCTGCGCTGGGAGATGCTGGCCCTGGCCACCTGCGGGTTCGTCGTCTCCTGGTACCGCCGCCGGCGGCGCAACACCTGGCTGAAGGCGGCGCTGGCCCTGGGGTGCCTCCTCGCCGGGTGGGCCTTCCTGCGGGCGCTGGCGGCGGCGCCGTACCACACCAGCATCCCCCTCACCGTCTTTTTGCTGTGGCTGCAGGTGCTGCACAGCTTCGACCTGCCGCGCCGGCGCGATTTGCTCTTCAGCCTCCTCACCTCGCTGGTGCTGATGGCCGTGGCGGCGGCCTTCAGCTTGGACCTGCGCTTTGCCCTCTACCTGACCCCCTACCTGGTGGCCGCCGTCGCGGCGCTGATGCTGAATGCCGCCGAGGCGGCGCGCGAGGCGGCAGGAGGCGGGAGGCCCGCGCCGGCTGCGGAAAGGGCGACGGAGGGGGGCCGCGTGGGGAGCGGCCTGCGGGTCCTGGCGGGGCTGCGCGAGACCGGCAGCTCGGCCGTGCGCGCCGCGGTGCCGCTGGCGGCCCTCGCCGTCGTGGTCTTCCTGGCCACCCCGCGCCTGGACGGCCTCTTCATCACCTCGTTCCCCTTCACGCCGCGCGTCCCGCTGGGACCGACGCTGGACGGCGAGGTGGTCAACCCGGCCTACCCCGCGGGCACGGCGGGCGGCACCACCGTCTTCAACCCGCACGGGTACTTTGGCTTCAGTCCCACCGTGGAGCTGCGGCTGCGCGGTCGGCTCAACGACGCCCTGGTCATGCGCGTGCGCGCCGGGGAGCCGCGGCTGTGGCGGGCGCTGGTCTTCGATGTCTACACCGGGACGGGTTGGCGCATCGGCGACGACCGGGTACGCCGCCACACCGCCGTCGTCCCTCCCATCGAGGTCCTCCGCGGCCGCGACGACAGCTACGCCTCGTCGCGGGGGGCACGGCGCCTGATCCAGACCTTCTACGTCGAGCGCGAACAGCCCAATGTCGCCTTCGCCGCCCCCCGCGTGGAGGAGGTCTACTTCCCGGGGCGGCACGTCTTCGTCGACCGCTACTCGGCGGTGCGGCTCCCCTTCGTGCTCGAGCCGGGGATGATCTACACCGTCGTCTCGCGCGTGGTCGACCCCACGCCGGCCCGGCTGGCCGCCGCCGGCGACCGCTACCCGGACGAGCTCCTGGCGCGCTACCTGCAGGTGCCCGACACAGTGCCGCAGCGGGTCCGGCGGCTGGCCGAGGCGATCACGGCGGGCGCGCGCACCCCCTACGAGCGGGCCCTGCGGGTCAACCGGTACCTCTGGACGCACTACCGCTACGACCTCACCATCCCGCCGCAGCGCCGGCCGGGGGACGCGGTGGACTACTTCCTCTTCGAGGAGCGGCGGGGGTACTGCGAGCAGTTCGCCAGCGCCATGGCTGTTCTGCTGCGCCTGGTGGGGGTCCCGGCGCGGCTCGCCACCGGGTACACACCCGGCACCTTCCACCCGCTGACCGGGCTCCTGGAGGTGCGCAGCAGCGACGCGCACGCCTGGGTCGAGGTCTTCTTCCCGGAGGTCGGCTGGGTGGAGTTCGAGCCCACACCGGGGTTCGCCGAGCCGGCGGCGCTGCCCCGGACGGCGCCGCGGTGGGGCTTCGAGGGGCTGGCCCGCTACCTGCGCACGCGCTGGCCGGGGCACCCCGACGGGTCTGCGGGGCGGCCGGGGTGGGCATCCCCTCTATGGGCCCCGGCAGCGCAGGCCGCACTCCTCCTGATCCTCATCATCCTGGTCGGGGCCCGGATGGGGCGTCGTCGACGGCCGGCCGACCCGCGGGACGGCGTCCTGGCGGAGTATGCGCGCTGCCTGCGCGTGCTGCGCCGCCGCGGGTTGGCGCGCGGCGAGGCGGAGACGCCACGGGAGTTCGCCGGGCGGGCCGAGCGCGCGCTGGGCTGGCCGGAGGTGAGGAGGATGACGGCCGTGGTGGAGGAGGCGCTCTACGGACCGCGCATCACGCCGCACCACCTGGAGGCGATCCGCGCCGCGGCCGACGCGGTAACGGCGCGCGCTGCAGCCAAGGCCGCGACGGCCCGGGGCGTCACAAGGTGGCGCGGGCGGCTGCGCAGGGGACAGGGCGGGCCTGCGGGGAGTGGCCCTGGCCGCGACGGACCCGATCCCGCAGCGTCCGGCTTCACCCTGGTCGAGCTGGTGGTGGTGCTGGCCATCCTGGGGGTCCTGCTCTCACTGGCCCTGCCGCGGTACCTGGGCGCCCGGGAGGGGGCCCTGGCCGCCGAGGCCCACCAGGTCCTCATCGAGCTGAAG carries:
- a CDS encoding transglutaminaseTgpA domain-containing protein, translated to MWVYLCVLLSILAITAHQDFGTLRWEMLALATCGFVVSWYRRRRRNTWLKAALALGCLLAGWAFLRALAAAPYHTSIPLTVFLLWLQVLHSFDLPRRRDLLFSLLTSLVLMAVAAAFSLDLRFALYLTPYLVAAVAALMLNAAEAAREAAGGGRPAPAAERATEGGRVGSGLRVLAGLRETGSSAVRAAVPLAALAVVVFLATPRLDGLFITSFPFTPRVPLGPTLDGEVVNPAYPAGTAGGTTVFNPHGYFGFSPTVELRLRGRLNDALVMRVRAGEPRLWRALVFDVYTGTGWRIGDDRVRRHTAVVPPIEVLRGRDDSYASSRGARRLIQTFYVEREQPNVAFAAPRVEEVYFPGRHVFVDRYSAVRLPFVLEPGMIYTVVSRVVDPTPARLAAAGDRYPDELLARYLQVPDTVPQRVRRLAEAITAGARTPYERALRVNRYLWTHYRYDLTIPPQRRPGDAVDYFLFEERRGYCEQFASAMAVLLRLVGVPARLATGYTPGTFHPLTGLLEVRSSDAHAWVEVFFPEVGWVEFEPTPGFAEPAALPRTAPRWGFEGLARYLRTRWPGHPDGSAGRPGWASPLWAPAAQAALLLILIILVGARMGRRRRPADPRDGVLAEYARCLRVLRRRGLARGEAETPREFAGRAERALGWPEVRRMTAVVEEALYGPRITPHHLEAIRAAADAVTARAAAKAATARGVTRWRGRLRRGQGGPAGSGPGRDGPDPAASGFTLVELVVVLAILGVLLSLALPRYLGAREGALAAEAHQVLIELKRFAWMHYQEYDTWVGITDPAQLGFVPPPTSGSCWAYEIVPPGGTATEIQMRATGQAGGGRPMKCGLVAGESILVTLFADGSSTKVGP